From the Bacillus sp. E(2018) genome, the window TGTCAATTCACCATCTTATTGATGAGTTCATGAAAAGAATCATATAAGAGTACCACTGATTAGTGATACTCTTATCACTATCCCTTACTTATCTAAGTAATCAGTATATTCCGATTCCGGAACAACTGAAGTATCAGTATATGAGCTTTTAACAATTTTTGCTCCGTCATGTCCAGTTAAACTATAAGCTTTTGTAGCAGAATCCCATGTTACAGTCCAAACTTTATCTTTTAAACTACTTACATAGTCATTTAATCCATTAGTATCAGTTGATGATGAAGTATAATCCCAACCTCCTGGAGGATAAACCCCATCTGTTGAATGCTTTAACTTAGCCGCATTAATAATTTGAACAGCCTCGGTAACTTTCGCTTTATCTTTTGTGTTGCCAATTATCCCACCAATACTTACCACTGCAATAGCTGCAATAATCCCTAAAATTACGATGACAACTAGCAACTCAATAAGAGTTAAACCTTTTTCATTTTTTGCATACTTTTTCAAAAGTTTGTTAAACATGTTTTCTACTCCCTTTAGTTTATATTATTTTGTTGTACCTCTACCCAATTGTTTTATAGATTTCAAACATCGGTACCATTACAGATACTACAATCGTACCTACTACTGAAGCCAAAAAAACAATCATCAACGGCTCAATCAATGCCTTCAAACGGTCAGTTCCGGTTTCTACTTCTTTTTCGTAAAAATCAGCTACTTTTGCAAGCATTTCGTCGAGTGATCCAGTCTCTTCACCAATTGAAATCATTTGTGTTACGAGAGGTGGAAAAATCCAATGTTGTTTCATTGGTTCAGTTAACCTTCTACCGGCTTCTAGAGAACTTCTGGAATCACGGATTACTTTGGCGACTACTTCATTCTCCACCACTTTTTCCACAATCGATAGGGATTGTAAAATAGGAACAGAACTCGAGAATAATGAAC encodes:
- a CDS encoding type II secretion system protein — its product is MFNKLLKKYAKNEKGLTLIELLVVIVILGIIAAIAVVSIGGIIGNTKDKAKVTEAVQIINAAKLKHSTDGVYPPGGWDYTSSSTDTNGLNDYVSSLKDKVWTVTWDSATKAYSLTGHDGAKIVKSSYTDTSVVPESEYTDYLDK